From Phaeocystidibacter marisrubri, the proteins below share one genomic window:
- the porD gene encoding type IX secretion system protein PorD, whose translation MRKFLSTCIAVILLSFGSTGQELMATVVMQAPAVQITDKSIFNSLATSLQEFMNNRKWTNEKYEQEERIACSFVFTINSYDQQSGKFSGQLQVNYSRPVYNSTYQSPVLNWIDNAIQFEYVEGSPIDYVENQHLSNMTSILAYYAYVIIGLDQATFSPGGGEVYFVKAQGIAAAAQNDNGATGWRSFDSNRNRYWLVDNLLNPAFSQVINTLYTYHRLGLDKMYDPSQQEAAKLQIKSSLMALKEVHQRRPGSFLMQVFMEAKSDEIINIFSAGPKMEARDLVEVLQTIDGPRASDYDAITGQ comes from the coding sequence ATGCGTAAGTTTCTCTCCACTTGTATTGCTGTAATTTTATTGAGTTTCGGATCAACGGGTCAAGAACTCATGGCGACGGTTGTAATGCAAGCGCCAGCGGTTCAGATTACGGATAAATCCATCTTCAACAGTTTGGCTACTTCGCTTCAGGAGTTTATGAATAATAGAAAGTGGACTAACGAGAAATACGAACAGGAGGAGAGAATTGCTTGTTCTTTCGTTTTTACTATAAATTCCTACGACCAACAGTCTGGTAAGTTTTCGGGACAACTGCAAGTGAATTACAGTCGACCGGTTTACAACTCCACTTATCAATCTCCAGTCTTAAACTGGATAGACAACGCCATTCAGTTCGAATACGTTGAAGGATCGCCTATTGATTACGTAGAGAATCAACATTTGAGTAATATGACTTCCATCTTGGCCTATTACGCTTATGTGATTATCGGTTTAGATCAAGCAACCTTTAGCCCAGGTGGAGGAGAGGTGTACTTTGTGAAAGCGCAAGGAATTGCGGCCGCAGCTCAGAATGATAATGGAGCAACCGGTTGGAGATCTTTTGATAGCAACAGAAACCGATATTGGTTGGTCGATAACTTGTTGAACCCCGCATTCTCGCAAGTGATTAACACACTATACACCTATCATCGTTTAGGGTTGGACAAAATGTACGACCCAAGTCAGCAAGAAGCGGCAAAACTCCAAATCAAAAGCAGTTTGATGGCTTTGAAAGAAGTACATCAACGCAGACCAGGTTCATTCCTAATGCAAGTCTTTATGGAAGCTAAAAGTGATGAGATTATCAACATTTTTAGTGCAGGTCCAAAAATGGAAGCTCGTGATTTGGTAGAAGTACTGCAGACCATAGATGGTCCAAGAGCTTCCGATTACGACGCCATTACCGGTCAGTAA
- the prmC gene encoding peptide chain release factor N(5)-glutamine methyltransferase, translating into MTTREFTNQWISALSERYDSREASEILRVWLEDSAGISRSRWMLMDVVPEDLAYADLLERLKAGEPIQYITGVAFFSDLLFNVNPSVLIPRPETEDLVNLLRDYTPRGASVLDIGTGSGCIPISLAKMRSDLQVWGLDFSKPALEVAATNAEKMQVKCTFIEMDILSEWPEINYDIIVSNPPYIEDKERDSMSGHVVDYEPSSALFVPNEQPLLFYSRIMESAYNHCDQLWFECHIDHVEEVAQQMVATGYDKVTTYPDITGRLRFVSGISNPILHRESN; encoded by the coding sequence ATGACCACTCGAGAGTTTACAAATCAATGGATTTCTGCGCTGTCAGAGCGTTACGATTCTAGAGAAGCCAGTGAAATACTGCGCGTTTGGCTGGAAGATTCCGCCGGGATTAGTCGTTCTCGTTGGATGTTGATGGACGTAGTTCCCGAAGACTTAGCATATGCCGATTTGTTAGAACGACTCAAAGCCGGAGAGCCGATTCAATATATTACTGGGGTGGCTTTTTTTAGTGATTTGCTCTTCAACGTAAACCCAAGCGTGCTCATTCCACGCCCAGAAACGGAGGACTTAGTGAATTTGCTGAGGGACTATACACCCCGTGGTGCTTCTGTTTTAGACATTGGCACGGGGAGTGGTTGCATTCCTATATCATTAGCCAAAATGAGATCTGACCTTCAGGTTTGGGGGCTTGATTTCTCAAAACCAGCCTTGGAAGTTGCGGCGACCAATGCTGAAAAAATGCAGGTGAAATGCACCTTTATAGAAATGGACATTCTAAGTGAATGGCCGGAAATCAACTACGATATCATCGTTTCAAATCCACCTTACATTGAAGATAAGGAGCGCGATAGCATGAGTGGTCATGTGGTAGATTACGAACCTAGTTCAGCTTTGTTTGTACCCAATGAACAGCCCTTGTTGTTCTATTCGAGAATCATGGAAAGTGCTTATAATCATTGTGATCAACTCTGGTTTGAATGCCACATTGATCATGTTGAAGAAGTAGCGCAGCAGATGGTTGCCACGGGCTATGACAAGGTGACTACTTATCCCGATATTACGGGGAGATTGAGATTCGTTTCTGGAATATCGAATCCAATCTTGCACAGAGAATCCAATTGA
- a CDS encoding UDP-2,3-diacylglucosamine diphosphatase, which translates to MRKRIVDTVVISDVHLGTYGCHAKELHQYLRSIKPRTLVLNGDIIDIWNFRKRYFPKSHLRILKRLLHMASKGTDVYYLTGNHDELLRRFADYDLGKIHLRNKLVLEKDGSKMWIFHGDIFDASIQNARWLAKLGGWGYDMLILINRWMNYALEKMGREKYSLSKKIKNSVKKAVKYITDFEDAAAELAVDQGYDYVICGHIHQPQMREVETKNGKTMYLNSGDWVENCTALEYNEGKWTMYQHDMSDVEDESQDVLIEASPKAILAELLKETQIIESA; encoded by the coding sequence ATGCGAAAGCGTATAGTTGATACCGTAGTAATCAGTGATGTTCACCTTGGAACATACGGTTGCCACGCGAAGGAGCTGCATCAATATCTCCGCAGTATAAAACCTCGCACTCTTGTTTTAAATGGAGATATCATCGATATCTGGAATTTTAGAAAGAGATATTTCCCTAAATCACATCTCAGAATTTTAAAACGCCTCTTGCACATGGCGAGCAAGGGGACCGATGTGTATTACCTAACGGGTAATCACGATGAACTGCTTCGTCGATTTGCCGATTACGACCTCGGAAAAATTCACCTGCGCAATAAGTTGGTGTTAGAAAAGGACGGTTCAAAAATGTGGATTTTCCACGGAGACATCTTTGATGCGAGTATTCAGAATGCACGCTGGTTGGCTAAGTTGGGAGGTTGGGGATATGATATGCTCATTTTGATAAACCGTTGGATGAATTACGCTCTAGAAAAGATGGGGCGTGAGAAATACAGTTTGTCAAAGAAGATCAAGAACAGCGTTAAAAAAGCTGTGAAATACATCACCGATTTTGAAGACGCAGCTGCTGAGCTCGCGGTGGATCAAGGGTATGATTATGTGATTTGCGGACATATCCATCAACCTCAAATGCGAGAGGTGGAAACTAAGAACGGGAAAACTATGTACCTCAATTCAGGCGACTGGGTGGAGAATTGCACAGCGCTTGAGTATAATGAGGGAAAATGGACCATGTATCAACACGACATGAGCGATGTTGAAGATGAGTCACAAGATGTATTAATAGAAGCGAGTCCGAAAGCAATATTGGCCGAACTTCTCAAAGAAACCCAGATCATTGAATCGGCCTAA
- the coaBC gene encoding bifunctional phosphopantothenoylcysteine decarboxylase/phosphopantothenate--cysteine ligase CoaBC — MLHGKKVLLGITGSIAAYKSAHLVRLFVKAGAEVRVVMTEAATEFVTPLTLSTLSKNPVLSSFTNDETGNSVWNNHVELGLWADLFVVAPASSNTLSKMASGQCDNLLTATYASAKCPVFFAPAMDLDMHAHPANGANISALQSFGNHLIPSEVGELASGLSGEGRMAEPENIIQFIEETLRAGLPLSGKRVLINGGPTYEAIDAVRFIGNHSTGKMAIGLAKAALELGAQVHLILGPTSQNLNRSGLTLERVVSTDEMHEAVMKALPKADIIILSAAVSDYKPAEVLTRKQKKSESNWSIALVPTVDILSDVGQKRTSGQFLTGFALETNNEEEYAQSKLEKKKLDLIVLNSLRDSGAGFGHDTNKVILFDRNKNRTELPLMSKDEVAVRIFEKINELHA; from the coding sequence ATGCTGCACGGTAAGAAGGTCCTTTTAGGGATTACCGGCAGTATCGCGGCCTACAAGTCAGCTCACTTAGTGAGATTGTTCGTGAAGGCCGGAGCGGAAGTTCGTGTTGTAATGACGGAAGCCGCAACGGAATTCGTGACTCCTCTCACTTTATCTACATTGAGTAAAAACCCTGTTCTGTCATCGTTTACAAATGATGAGACAGGGAACTCGGTGTGGAATAATCATGTGGAGTTGGGATTGTGGGCCGATTTATTTGTTGTAGCACCTGCCTCCTCAAACACCTTGAGTAAAATGGCAAGTGGTCAGTGCGACAATCTACTTACGGCAACCTATGCCTCCGCCAAATGTCCTGTATTCTTTGCCCCTGCAATGGATCTGGATATGCACGCTCATCCAGCAAATGGAGCGAATATCTCCGCGCTTCAATCTTTTGGCAACCACCTCATTCCTTCAGAGGTTGGGGAGTTGGCAAGTGGTTTAAGTGGCGAAGGTAGAATGGCTGAGCCTGAGAATATTATTCAATTTATTGAAGAGACACTCAGAGCGGGATTACCACTTTCGGGAAAGAGGGTTCTAATCAATGGCGGACCAACTTATGAGGCCATTGATGCTGTGCGTTTTATAGGGAATCACAGTACTGGTAAAATGGCGATTGGTCTGGCTAAGGCTGCATTGGAGTTGGGAGCTCAAGTGCATCTCATTTTAGGCCCCACTTCTCAAAATCTCAATCGATCTGGTTTAACACTGGAAAGAGTAGTGAGTACCGATGAAATGCACGAGGCAGTGATGAAGGCTTTACCAAAAGCCGACATTATTATTCTTTCGGCCGCAGTTTCCGATTACAAGCCTGCTGAAGTCCTTACTCGAAAGCAGAAGAAGTCGGAAAGCAATTGGTCCATCGCACTTGTTCCTACTGTAGATATTCTTTCGGACGTGGGACAAAAGCGCACGTCTGGTCAGTTCTTGACTGGTTTTGCCTTAGAAACCAACAATGAAGAAGAGTATGCCCAATCGAAGCTAGAAAAGAAAAAGCTCGATTTGATTGTGCTGAATAGTCTTCGTGACTCTGGTGCGGGTTTTGGACACGATACCAATAAGGTAATTCTCTTTGATCGAAATAAGAATCGTACAGAATTACCGTTGATGAGCAAAGATGAAGTTGCGGTACGCATCTTCGAAAAGATAAATGAACTACATGCGTAA
- the ligA gene encoding NAD-dependent DNA ligase LigA, whose amino-acid sequence MSKAEDRIHQLRRELEEHNYAYYVQNQPSISDREFDVLLEELIGLEKENPALYDPNSPSQRVGGQVTKDFETVVHKRPMLSLSNTYNREEVEDFIRRVQSGLEREEVQFVCELKYDGVAIGITYQNGAFYQAVTRGDGTKGDDVSTNVRTIRSVPMNLKGKDFPEEFEIRGEIFMPLASFQKMNEEREEEGLDTFANPRNSASGTLKMQDSSIVAQRGLDIYLYYVLTGDRRFSSHFESIEAASRWGFKTPPAEKNFIRRVSNVDEIFEFIEYWDVKRNHLPFEIDGIVIKVDNYSDQEVLGYTAKSPRWAIAYKFKAEQARTKLLGVSYQVGRTGAVTPVANLQPVQLAGTTVKRASLHNADQILKLGLHFNDTVLVEKGGEIIPKIVGVDESERPSDSEPVLFISECPECGETLKKDDGVAQHYCPNELYCPPQQRGKVEHFISRKALDIDGLGSETVQLFFDKGLIQNAADLYRLTAEDLLPLERFAEKSVERMLRGIEASKEIPFERVLFGIGIRFVGETVAKKLAKSLKSMDAIRAASVEQLMEIDEIGDRIANSVVSYFEEDRNVDFINKLKEAGLQMELVETEGATELLSGSTFVVSGIFERYERDQLKAEIEKNGGKVASSVSGKTTYLLAGSGMGPSKLAKAEKLGVTILSEDEFDQMIAK is encoded by the coding sequence ATGAGTAAAGCTGAAGATAGAATACATCAGTTAAGACGAGAACTAGAAGAGCATAATTACGCCTATTATGTTCAAAATCAACCTTCGATCAGCGATCGAGAGTTTGATGTACTGCTCGAAGAATTGATCGGGTTAGAGAAGGAGAATCCAGCTCTATATGACCCGAATTCTCCATCGCAACGGGTGGGTGGACAAGTGACGAAAGACTTCGAAACAGTAGTCCACAAGCGTCCGATGCTTAGCTTGAGCAATACCTACAATCGCGAAGAAGTAGAGGATTTTATTCGACGTGTACAAAGCGGGTTAGAGCGCGAAGAAGTGCAATTTGTCTGTGAATTGAAGTACGATGGTGTCGCCATTGGAATCACTTATCAAAATGGAGCTTTCTACCAAGCCGTTACTCGTGGGGATGGTACAAAGGGAGATGATGTATCAACCAATGTTCGCACCATTCGCAGTGTTCCGATGAATTTGAAGGGAAAAGACTTTCCTGAAGAATTTGAGATAAGAGGAGAGATCTTCATGCCCTTGGCATCCTTTCAGAAAATGAATGAAGAGCGCGAAGAAGAGGGATTAGATACGTTCGCAAATCCTCGGAACTCGGCCTCAGGAACGCTGAAGATGCAGGATTCATCGATAGTTGCACAACGCGGCCTCGATATCTATCTATACTATGTATTGACCGGTGATAGACGTTTTAGCTCGCATTTTGAGAGCATTGAGGCGGCCTCCCGCTGGGGGTTTAAAACGCCGCCAGCTGAGAAGAACTTCATTCGAAGGGTTTCCAATGTTGATGAAATTTTTGAGTTCATTGAATACTGGGATGTTAAGCGCAACCATTTGCCGTTTGAAATCGATGGAATTGTCATTAAAGTTGACAATTACTCAGATCAGGAGGTATTGGGATATACCGCTAAATCGCCGAGATGGGCCATTGCCTATAAGTTCAAAGCAGAACAGGCGAGAACAAAGTTGTTAGGCGTTTCGTACCAAGTTGGCCGAACAGGAGCTGTTACACCTGTCGCAAATCTACAGCCCGTGCAGCTTGCAGGGACCACCGTTAAACGTGCTTCGCTACATAATGCCGATCAAATTTTAAAATTAGGTCTGCATTTTAACGATACGGTCTTGGTTGAAAAGGGAGGAGAGATTATCCCTAAAATTGTAGGAGTAGATGAGTCCGAAAGACCTTCGGACAGTGAACCTGTACTCTTTATTTCAGAATGTCCGGAATGTGGAGAGACGCTGAAGAAAGATGATGGAGTAGCACAACACTATTGTCCGAATGAACTCTATTGTCCGCCACAACAAAGAGGAAAAGTTGAACATTTCATATCTCGAAAGGCCTTAGATATCGATGGACTGGGAAGTGAAACGGTTCAATTATTCTTTGATAAAGGCCTTATTCAAAATGCAGCAGATTTATACCGTTTAACGGCAGAAGACTTGCTTCCACTGGAGCGATTTGCAGAGAAATCAGTAGAGCGCATGCTTCGTGGGATAGAGGCGAGTAAAGAGATTCCATTTGAGCGTGTACTCTTTGGGATTGGAATTCGTTTCGTAGGAGAAACCGTAGCTAAGAAATTGGCCAAATCATTGAAATCCATGGATGCTATACGTGCTGCTAGTGTAGAGCAACTGATGGAAATTGATGAGATTGGTGACAGAATCGCAAACTCCGTTGTATCTTATTTTGAAGAAGATAGGAATGTTGACTTCATTAATAAATTGAAAGAAGCTGGTCTGCAGATGGAGCTAGTTGAAACCGAAGGTGCAACCGAATTATTAAGCGGATCAACTTTCGTTGTATCGGGTATTTTCGAGCGATATGAACGAGATCAATTGAAAGCGGAAATCGAGAAAAATGGAGGCAAAGTAGCTAGTTCGGTTTCAGGAAAGACAACCTACTTACTTGCTGGTTCAGGAATGGGGCCGAGTAAATTGGCAAAGGCTGAGAAATTGGGAGTTACCATTCTTTCGGAAGATGAATTTGATCAGATGATAGCTAAATGA
- a CDS encoding glycosyltransferase family protein, which yields MNRPKVLYAIQGTGNGHVSRARTLYPSLIKYFDVDFALVGKNSEVELPVPPVWTGRGITMEYSKSGSVSILKTLRSNSLTVFKREIEEMPVEQYDFIINDFESVSIRSAKKKRVPVFGLSHQAAVLAENAPKPTLFMPFGKWVLRWYAPFSEGLGFHFQRFDQHILPPVIREDVLLSNHRVGDKVIVYLPAFGAKKLKRVLSAMPYRFIVFHKSVKSDFSEQNLEWKPINAEKFSTELLRSKGVLCASGFELPAECLHLGISLVTIPIKGQYEQHCNAEALRQMGVHVIYKLNKTQLLLALHEALGGRRIEQGKGDVRPEVAEAIKTWWEGMRN from the coding sequence TTGAATCGGCCTAAAGTGTTGTATGCGATTCAGGGGACAGGAAATGGTCATGTTTCTAGAGCGCGTACCCTATATCCCAGTTTGATAAAGTACTTTGATGTTGATTTTGCCCTAGTTGGCAAGAACAGCGAAGTAGAGTTACCCGTTCCACCGGTATGGACGGGTAGAGGAATTACGATGGAGTATTCGAAATCGGGAAGTGTTTCCATTTTAAAAACCCTCCGCTCGAATTCACTTACAGTCTTCAAAAGAGAGATTGAAGAAATGCCAGTGGAACAATACGATTTCATCATCAACGATTTTGAAAGTGTTTCCATCCGATCGGCAAAGAAAAAGAGAGTACCCGTATTTGGGCTGAGTCATCAAGCAGCGGTATTGGCCGAGAATGCGCCAAAACCAACGCTATTCATGCCTTTTGGGAAGTGGGTATTGAGGTGGTACGCACCTTTCTCTGAAGGATTGGGTTTTCACTTTCAACGATTCGATCAGCACATTCTCCCTCCGGTAATTCGCGAAGATGTTTTGCTCAGCAACCACCGTGTTGGAGATAAAGTAATCGTGTACTTGCCCGCCTTTGGTGCCAAAAAGCTAAAGAGGGTGCTTTCAGCCATGCCATATCGCTTCATTGTATTCCATAAAAGTGTTAAATCTGACTTCAGTGAGCAGAATTTAGAATGGAAACCCATAAATGCAGAAAAGTTTTCGACAGAACTTTTGCGATCAAAAGGGGTGCTTTGTGCTTCTGGATTTGAGCTTCCGGCAGAATGTTTACACCTGGGAATATCGCTCGTTACTATCCCCATAAAAGGTCAATACGAACAACACTGCAATGCAGAAGCGCTGCGCCAAATGGGCGTTCACGTCATTTATAAGCTGAATAAAACACAGTTGCTCTTGGCACTTCATGAAGCACTTGGCGGGAGGCGAATAGAGCAGGGGAAAGGGGATGTCCGACCCGAAGTAGCGGAGGCAATAAAAACTTGGTGGGAAGGAATGCGAAATTGA
- the dapA gene encoding 4-hydroxy-tetrahydrodipicolinate synthase — protein sequence MSHKFRGTGVALVTPFAKDGSVDHEGLTKLVHHCIDGGVEYLVVLGTTGESATLNAEEKLEVVSTVLIANAGKLPVVLGVGGNNTAEVVSSLESGIPEGIDAILSVSPYYNKPTQEGIYQHYKAIAEVSPVDIILYNVPGRTSSNISSATILRLAHDFDNIIAVKEASGNLEQVMEIINGRPAGFAVISGDDNLTYSIVALGGDGVISVSGQGFPEIFTPMVRSVLSSELDSAREMHYQLFEVTKMLFAEGNPGGIKAVLKQRGICGDTLRLPLWPISNDLYMKLENETNRLTK from the coding sequence ATGTCGCATAAATTTAGAGGAACAGGTGTGGCGCTCGTTACACCGTTTGCAAAGGATGGTTCGGTTGATCACGAAGGATTGACTAAACTCGTTCACCATTGCATCGATGGTGGTGTAGAATACCTCGTGGTATTGGGAACAACTGGCGAAAGTGCCACTTTGAACGCAGAGGAAAAACTCGAAGTAGTCAGCACGGTGTTGATCGCCAATGCGGGCAAGCTTCCAGTGGTTTTAGGAGTTGGTGGAAATAACACGGCGGAAGTAGTTTCTTCTTTGGAATCGGGTATTCCAGAAGGCATTGATGCGATACTATCGGTAAGTCCGTACTACAACAAGCCAACACAAGAGGGCATTTATCAACATTACAAGGCAATTGCTGAAGTTTCTCCTGTTGATATCATCCTTTACAACGTCCCAGGTAGAACTTCTTCCAACATCTCTTCGGCTACAATCTTGAGATTGGCACATGATTTCGACAATATCATCGCTGTGAAAGAAGCTTCTGGTAATTTGGAGCAGGTGATGGAGATCATCAACGGACGTCCAGCTGGTTTTGCCGTTATCAGCGGAGACGACAACTTGACGTACTCCATTGTCGCTCTTGGAGGCGATGGGGTGATTTCAGTGAGTGGACAAGGTTTTCCTGAGATCTTTACTCCAATGGTGAGAAGCGTGCTTTCTAGCGAACTGGATAGCGCAAGAGAAATGCACTATCAATTGTTTGAGGTGACCAAGATGCTTTTTGCTGAAGGTAATCCAGGTGGAATCAAAGCAGTTCTCAAGCAACGTGGAATTTGTGGAGACACGCTCCGATTGCCACTTTGGCCCATCTCAAACGATCTTTACATGAAGCTCGAGAACGAGACCAATCGCTTGACCAAGTGA
- the ribD gene encoding bifunctional diaminohydroxyphosphoribosylaminopyrimidine deaminase/5-amino-6-(5-phosphoribosylamino)uracil reductase RibD — MNHEFYMRRCIELALNGEGYTHPNPMVGSVIVEAGEIIGEGWHAKPGTPHAEVVAIESVEDKSRLKSATIYVNLEPCAHFGRTPPCANRIVSEGIPHVVIGTIDPHSVVGGKGIEILEESQTRVEVGVLEDECRWLNRAFFTFHKLKRPYVTLKWARSSDGFIAPSEEARNPNEPHWITGHRSKQKVHKLRAQVDGILVGGKTVVMDNPSLTARLWPGNNPQRIIWTQRPIDKRNTVMNDGQSTWIVGPNAADYGYEDPIEGWNTFTAMELLHELFERGIVHVLIEGGAETIKRFTNDDLWDEAYILTGQSIFGDGIESPELRNARLIDTTEVDQDLWQRFVHL, encoded by the coding sequence ATGAATCATGAATTCTACATGCGTCGATGTATAGAACTCGCCTTGAATGGAGAGGGATATACCCATCCGAACCCTATGGTAGGCTCCGTTATTGTTGAAGCAGGTGAGATTATCGGGGAAGGTTGGCATGCTAAACCTGGAACCCCTCACGCCGAGGTGGTCGCGATAGAATCCGTTGAGGATAAAAGCCGACTCAAGTCTGCAACAATCTACGTCAATCTTGAACCTTGTGCACATTTCGGTAGAACTCCACCGTGTGCAAATCGCATTGTAAGCGAGGGAATTCCGCATGTAGTGATCGGGACAATAGACCCTCATAGCGTTGTTGGCGGAAAGGGAATTGAAATTCTTGAAGAAAGCCAAACTCGTGTTGAGGTTGGCGTATTAGAAGATGAGTGCCGTTGGTTAAATCGAGCTTTTTTCACATTTCACAAGTTGAAACGACCTTATGTCACTTTGAAATGGGCGCGTTCCTCGGATGGTTTTATAGCTCCATCAGAGGAAGCCAGAAACCCCAATGAACCTCATTGGATTACGGGGCACCGCAGCAAGCAAAAAGTACACAAGTTGCGTGCTCAGGTAGATGGAATACTGGTGGGCGGAAAAACGGTGGTGATGGATAACCCTAGTCTAACAGCCCGACTTTGGCCAGGTAACAATCCACAGCGTATTATTTGGACGCAACGTCCGATTGACAAGAGAAACACGGTGATGAACGATGGACAGTCTACCTGGATTGTTGGTCCGAACGCCGCTGATTACGGGTATGAAGATCCCATCGAAGGTTGGAACACCTTCACGGCCATGGAACTGCTCCACGAGTTATTTGAGCGTGGTATAGTTCACGTGTTGATTGAAGGCGGTGCAGAAACAATCAAGCGATTTACCAACGATGATCTATGGGACGAGGCTTATATTCTTACAGGTCAGTCGATATTCGGTGATGGCATTGAATCTCCAGAATTGAGAAACGCCAGACTCATCGACACAACAGAGGTCGATCAGGACCTTTGGCAGAGATTTGTTCATCTATGA
- a CDS encoding DUF6913 domain-containing protein, whose translation MIFGKKYWYKKTVEAWKPSREFAGWEKATRIGVIVPQLSGSDQAVIDRVMDEWRHHGRHAHVLKISQQKMSKKKESIRERNTLYANESSWKGIPTSPDFNDFISHRYDLVLQLCTESKGLSPLIPYMINAGLVVGPAGADPHPYDLQVRVEDRPWSDVINEIENWLKKIKYVA comes from the coding sequence ATGATATTCGGGAAGAAGTATTGGTATAAGAAGACCGTAGAAGCTTGGAAGCCTTCTAGGGAGTTTGCGGGATGGGAGAAGGCTACACGAATCGGAGTGATCGTTCCTCAACTATCGGGATCTGATCAGGCAGTGATAGATCGTGTTATGGATGAGTGGCGGCACCATGGAAGACATGCCCATGTGCTAAAAATCTCTCAGCAAAAGATGTCCAAAAAGAAGGAATCCATTCGAGAACGCAACACGCTCTACGCGAATGAGTCCTCTTGGAAGGGCATTCCAACTAGTCCAGATTTTAATGACTTTATCTCTCACAGATACGACCTCGTTTTGCAACTTTGCACAGAATCTAAAGGGTTATCTCCGCTTATTCCTTACATGATAAATGCAGGATTAGTCGTTGGACCTGCTGGTGCTGATCCTCATCCATACGATTTACAAGTTAGAGTGGAAGATCGGCCATGGAGTGATGTCATAAATGAAATTGAGAATTGGCTTAAGAAAATTAAATATGTCGCATAA
- a CDS encoding outer membrane protein assembly factor BamD, with amino-acid sequence MFRKTGLYIFVISTMILFTGCNEYQRVLKSTDLEYKYDKALEYYENGEYNYSFGLFDELRTLYQGTMRVRDVYYYYSSSLYHLEDYILAGYHFKTFAQTFPRHEKAEEAAFLAAKCYYLEAPKYSLDQSYTYKAMNELQLFINTHSGSIFIPECNEMVDELRAKLERKSFEIAHQYYHTQRYQAAVVSFNNTLNDFPDTPYREEAMYYRMVSAFKLAENSVLDKQQARFREARTAYLDFIRAYPESEFREDADDVNQDIEEFLNG; translated from the coding sequence ATGTTTCGAAAAACGGGATTATACATTTTTGTCATTTCGACAATGATTCTCTTCACAGGATGCAATGAATATCAGCGCGTCTTGAAGAGTACAGACTTGGAGTACAAGTACGACAAGGCATTGGAGTATTACGAAAACGGAGAATATAACTATTCGTTCGGTCTATTTGATGAACTGCGTACTCTTTACCAAGGAACAATGCGCGTGCGAGATGTGTATTATTACTACTCTTCATCGCTTTATCATTTGGAAGATTACATTCTAGCGGGATATCACTTTAAGACATTTGCTCAAACCTTTCCTCGTCATGAAAAGGCCGAGGAAGCTGCGTTTCTAGCCGCAAAGTGCTATTACCTAGAAGCGCCAAAGTATAGCTTAGATCAGAGCTATACGTATAAAGCAATGAATGAACTACAGCTCTTCATCAATACTCATAGTGGATCGATTTTTATTCCGGAGTGCAATGAAATGGTAGATGAGCTCAGAGCAAAACTGGAGAGGAAGAGTTTCGAAATCGCTCATCAGTACTATCACACACAGCGCTACCAAGCGGCCGTAGTATCGTTTAACAACACATTGAACGATTTCCCGGACACTCCGTACCGAGAAGAGGCAATGTATTACCGGATGGTTTCAGCATTTAAATTAGCTGAGAACAGTGTATTAGACAAGCAACAAGCTCGCTTTAGAGAAGCGAGAACAGCATATCTTGATTTTATTCGTGCGTATCCTGAAAGTGAATTCAGAGAAGATGCTGACGATGTAAATCAGGACATTGAAGAATTTTTGAACGGTTAA
- a CDS encoding DNA-directed RNA polymerase subunit omega, producing MDYKKSQAPRTTITRNFNDIDAPTENLYEALVMIARRADQINDEIREELHEKLEEFATHTENLEEIFENKEQIEVSKFYESLPKPQALALQEWLEGNVHTRYPDDVKKVF from the coding sequence ATGGATTACAAGAAGAGCCAAGCACCACGCACTACTATTACGCGCAATTTTAACGATATCGATGCGCCAACTGAGAACCTTTACGAAGCATTGGTCATGATCGCACGTCGTGCTGATCAGATCAATGATGAGATTCGTGAAGAGCTTCACGAAAAGCTTGAAGAGTTCGCAACTCACACAGAAAACTTGGAGGAGATCTTTGAAAACAAAGAACAAATCGAAGTTTCTAAGTTTTACGAAAGTCTTCCAAAACCACAAGCTCTTGCGCTTCAAGAGTGGTTGGAAGGGAATGTGCACACGCGCTACCCAGACGACGTAAAGAAGGTATTCTAA